One genomic region from Nitrospira sp. encodes:
- a CDS encoding cytochrome P450, with amino-acid sequence MSAPTLSGPPVSRWWGCFPELRRDTLDFLLRCQAYGDVVKLPMGLVVELLLRQRDAAMYVLNHPADVKHVLVTNQDNYRKAPVAPAESRIFGQGVLHTEGETHHRQRRLFLPFFHGNHVTAYADLITGKAHDLVGQWQDGTTIDIGQAMAQLTLSVIWRLLFGLEVGTEATTIRETIAAGQSLIKRQYDSLLASLTPLWVPTKLHRRFTRGFRSIEAMIRRLIDERRTVTRQGNEDMLSLLFAATDAEGRPLSDEEIRDELVTFLLAGHETTAHALTWTWFLLSQHQPVRERLTREVSEVVGDRLPTAADVPRLRYTKMVWDESLRLYPPAWTLHTRVNHGEDRLPSGAVLPPGAWVFISPWSLHRNARWFPDPDRFDPERFSEAANRTRPPFSYIPFGAGGRRCLGESFAELEGLLILATMASKICLRSVEEQTIQPEAGMTLRQNVPILMTVQRLGSSEPHPAVT; translated from the coding sequence ATGTCAGCACCAACCCTTTCCGGTCCACCGGTCTCTCGCTGGTGGGGATGTTTCCCCGAACTTCGTCGTGACACGCTCGATTTTCTCTTGCGTTGTCAGGCCTACGGCGACGTAGTCAAGCTCCCGATGGGTCTTGTCGTCGAACTGCTGTTGCGGCAGCGTGATGCCGCCATGTATGTACTGAACCATCCCGCCGACGTCAAGCATGTGCTGGTGACGAATCAGGACAACTATCGGAAGGCTCCGGTCGCCCCGGCCGAATCGCGCATCTTCGGTCAGGGCGTGCTCCACACGGAGGGCGAGACCCATCATCGTCAGCGGCGACTGTTCCTACCCTTCTTTCACGGAAACCATGTCACGGCCTACGCCGACCTGATCACGGGCAAGGCTCACGACCTCGTGGGACAGTGGCAAGATGGAACGACGATCGATATCGGACAGGCGATGGCACAGCTCACCCTCTCGGTGATCTGGCGTCTACTCTTCGGACTCGAAGTCGGTACTGAAGCCACGACGATACGGGAGACCATCGCGGCCGGCCAAAGCTTGATCAAGCGACAATATGACTCTCTGCTGGCGAGTTTAACTCCTCTGTGGGTTCCGACAAAACTTCATCGCCGGTTCACCCGTGGTTTCCGCTCGATAGAGGCGATGATACGCCGATTGATCGACGAAAGACGGACGGTAACTCGTCAAGGTAATGAGGACATGCTGTCGCTGTTGTTCGCTGCAACAGATGCAGAAGGTCGCCCGTTGAGTGATGAAGAGATCCGTGACGAACTTGTGACGTTCTTGCTGGCCGGCCACGAAACCACCGCTCATGCGCTCACCTGGACCTGGTTTTTGCTGTCGCAACATCAGCCGGTACGGGAGCGACTGACTCGCGAAGTGAGCGAGGTTGTCGGTGACCGCCTTCCAACCGCCGCGGATGTGCCGCGCCTACGATATACGAAAATGGTCTGGGACGAGTCGCTTCGGCTCTACCCTCCCGCCTGGACCTTGCACACCCGTGTCAACCATGGAGAGGACCGACTTCCATCCGGGGCGGTGCTTCCGCCCGGTGCATGGGTGTTCATCAGCCCCTGGAGCCTGCACCGCAATGCGCGATGGTTCCCTGATCCCGATCGATTTGACCCTGAGCGGTTTTCAGAAGCGGCTAACCGCACCCGCCCACCGTTCAGTTATATCCCGTTCGGTGCCGGTGGACGCCGCTGCCTCGGAGAGTCCTTTGCGGAGCTGGAAGGCCTGCTGATTTTGGCCACCATGGCATCGAAAATTTGTTTGCGCTCGGTCGAAGAACAAACAATCCAGCCGGAGGCAGGCATGACGTTGCGCCAGAATGTCCCGATTCTGATGACTGTCCAACGGCTCGGTAGCTCCGAACCGCATCCCGCCGTCACGTAA
- a CDS encoding transglycosylase SLT domain-containing protein, producing the protein MARFAHRQWQNLCLFLRAVGRTPPMTRLGITALLLFVILLGINWAYHTFYKPTELFFPVENALTKSPRETWREYGVLFEAHSTAIITPELLAALAQAEGSGNPVARTYWRWRFVSSNPLDWYQPASTAVGMLQITDGTFQEGKRYCIHNHVVVEDGPWHNFNSCWFNSLYTRVMPGHAIEMTAAYLDRHVAKAVGDRPATFQQKQDLAAVIHLCGAGAGRDYAKRNFRLLANQRCGDHDVKAYLTRVRAMQRSFAMLAVGAIPTSIHR; encoded by the coding sequence ATGGCGCGCTTCGCTCACCGGCAGTGGCAGAATCTCTGCTTGTTTCTCCGGGCCGTCGGCCGAACGCCACCCATGACGCGGTTGGGAATCACTGCACTCCTTCTCTTCGTGATCCTGTTGGGTATCAATTGGGCCTATCACACGTTCTACAAACCGACAGAATTGTTCTTTCCGGTGGAGAATGCGCTCACGAAGAGTCCCCGCGAAACGTGGCGAGAATACGGCGTGTTGTTTGAGGCACATTCGACAGCGATTATTACACCCGAACTGCTCGCCGCCTTAGCCCAAGCCGAGGGGTCCGGTAATCCCGTGGCGCGAACCTACTGGCGGTGGAGATTCGTCTCGTCGAATCCCCTAGACTGGTACCAACCGGCCTCGACGGCAGTGGGCATGTTGCAAATCACCGACGGCACGTTTCAAGAAGGGAAGCGTTATTGTATCCACAACCATGTGGTCGTCGAAGACGGGCCTTGGCACAACTTCAACTCCTGCTGGTTCAACAGCCTCTACACCAGGGTCATGCCGGGCCACGCAATCGAGATGACCGCCGCCTATCTTGACCGTCACGTAGCGAAAGCGGTTGGAGATCGACCGGCGACGTTCCAACAGAAGCAGGACCTGGCCGCGGTCATCCATCTCTGCGGTGCCGGGGCGGGCCGTGACTACGCAAAGCGGAACTTTCGTCTCCTGGCCAACCAGCGCTGCGGTGACCATGATGTGAAAGCTTACCTCACGAGAGTCAGAGCCATGCAACGTAGCTTTGCCATGTTGGCGGTCGGAGCGATCCCCACCAGTATCCATCGTTGA
- a CDS encoding MFS transporter, which produces MAGAIGNVLEWYDFALFGYFAPVLSRLFFPASDPSLSLIATFGVFAVGFLARPLGALLFGYWGDTRGRRAALAWSIILMALPTCLVGLLPTYVQIGLAAPLALTALRFLQGLSVGGEFTGSVTFLVEHASSTERGYIGSWAGFSAQIGALLGSAVGTVATASLSSEALQQWGWRIPFVAGSVIALVGWYLRQRIPESPAFERLQQEGVVSSSPVRELLVSHRAPLLQVIGLVLLHGVGFYIFYVFLPSYLIKVTDLPMETTLLINTMCMALLAMLIPFMGKLSDRVGHRSVLAAGAAGLALGTVPFFAWLSSGHLALIVTAQVLITLFVSAYMGPFFAIVATLFPVAHRYTGLSISYNIASALFGGTAPLIATVIMERSGSAFAPGWYVSLCAVLSLIALSTIREEMKVEAEVPARTH; this is translated from the coding sequence TTGGCCGGTGCGATCGGTAATGTGCTGGAGTGGTATGACTTTGCCCTCTTTGGATATTTCGCACCGGTCTTGTCTCGTCTCTTTTTTCCTGCTTCGGATCCGTCGTTGTCGTTAATCGCCACCTTCGGTGTGTTCGCCGTCGGCTTTCTCGCCAGGCCACTGGGTGCGCTACTGTTCGGGTACTGGGGCGATACCAGAGGACGACGCGCGGCCTTGGCCTGGTCCATCATTCTGATGGCGTTGCCCACCTGCTTGGTCGGCTTATTGCCGACCTATGTCCAGATCGGTCTTGCCGCACCGCTCGCGCTTACAGCCCTTCGCTTTCTTCAGGGCCTGTCCGTCGGCGGCGAATTCACCGGCTCGGTCACATTTCTCGTTGAACATGCGTCGTCGACCGAGCGAGGTTACATCGGCAGTTGGGCGGGGTTCAGTGCACAGATCGGTGCGCTGCTGGGCTCCGCTGTCGGCACCGTGGCGACTGCAAGCCTCTCATCGGAAGCACTGCAGCAATGGGGATGGCGCATCCCGTTCGTGGCTGGAAGTGTGATCGCGTTGGTCGGCTGGTATCTTCGGCAGCGCATTCCCGAGTCGCCGGCTTTTGAACGGCTGCAACAAGAAGGTGTGGTGTCCTCGTCACCGGTCCGTGAGTTGCTTGTATCGCACCGCGCGCCGCTTCTACAAGTGATTGGTCTTGTTCTGTTACATGGCGTCGGGTTCTACATCTTCTATGTGTTTCTCCCCAGCTATCTGATCAAAGTCACCGACCTTCCGATGGAAACGACACTGCTGATCAACACGATGTGCATGGCTCTGTTGGCGATGCTGATTCCGTTCATGGGCAAGCTCTCCGATCGAGTCGGGCATCGATCGGTACTGGCCGCCGGTGCCGCAGGTCTTGCCCTCGGCACAGTTCCGTTCTTCGCTTGGCTGAGCAGCGGTCATCTTGCACTGATCGTCACGGCCCAAGTCCTCATTACGCTGTTCGTGTCGGCCTATATGGGGCCGTTCTTTGCCATCGTGGCGACTCTCTTTCCAGTCGCGCACCGCTACACAGGCCTCTCGATTTCCTACAATATTGCCTCGGCCCTGTTCGGAGGCACCGCACCGTTGATCGCCACGGTGATTATGGAGCGGAGCGGAAGTGCGTTTGCCCCTGGATGGTATGTCAGTCTCTGTGCCGTGCTGTCCTTGATCGCACTGTCCACGATTCGTGAGGAGATGAAAGTGGAAGCAGAGGTTCCAGCTCGAACCCACTGA